A genomic region of Candidatus Krumholzibacteriota bacterium contains the following coding sequences:
- a CDS encoding DMT family transporter produces MGEIFALVTALIWAFAVILFKKSGEKVPPFALNFFRVGVASVLFVLTFIVIREPILGRAPARDYLILMLSGAIAIAISDTFFHMCLNAVGAGINALVDTLYSPSIIFFAYMILGEKLSLWHFGGLVLVVSGVFLTTKVEPPEGRTRRELVIGVIWGVISMLTLGLGIVIAKPVLERSPVLWATAVRQIGSFLVMIPVALIMPSRREVFSTFLPKKHWKYMIPATVLGSYLALIFWIGGMKYTRAGVAAILNQTSSIHILILASIFLKEPFTRNKLIAAALAISGIILVTFG; encoded by the coding sequence ATGGGAGAGATATTTGCTTTAGTCACTGCTCTTATCTGGGCCTTTGCCGTTATTCTTTTCAAGAAATCGGGAGAGAAGGTGCCTCCATTCGCCCTGAACTTCTTCAGGGTGGGAGTAGCATCTGTCCTTTTCGTTTTAACCTTCATAGTCATCCGCGAGCCGATCCTGGGAAGAGCCCCGGCGAGAGACTACCTGATCCTCATGCTGAGCGGAGCTATAGCGATCGCGATCTCCGACACCTTCTTTCATATGTGCCTCAACGCGGTCGGCGCCGGGATCAACGCCCTGGTCGATACTCTCTATTCCCCGTCGATAATCTTTTTCGCCTATATGATCCTTGGTGAAAAGCTCAGCCTGTGGCATTTCGGCGGGCTTGTCCTCGTCGTCTCAGGGGTCTTTCTGACGACGAAGGTGGAGCCTCCGGAGGGAAGGACGAGAAGAGAACTTGTGATCGGCGTTATCTGGGGCGTCATTTCGATGCTCACCCTCGGGCTCGGTATCGTTATCGCAAAACCTGTCCTTGAAAGGTCTCCCGTCCTCTGGGCGACCGCCGTGAGACAGATCGGATCTTTTCTTGTTATGATACCGGTCGCCCTTATCATGCCGTCGAGGCGGGAGGTCTTTTCCACCTTTCTCCCTAAAAAGCACTGGAAATACATGATCCCCGCGACGGTGCTGGGTTCTTACCTCGCTCTGATCTTCTGGATCGGGGGGATGAAATATACGAGGGCGGGTGTGGCGGCGATACTGAATCAGACAAGTTCGATACATATCCTGATTCTCGCTTCGATCTTTCTAAAAGAACCTTTTACGAGAAACAAGCTTATAGCAGCCGCTCTGGCTATTTCAGGGATCATTCTCGTTACGTTCGGCTAG
- a CDS encoding S46 family peptidase, protein MFLKFTTILVIAILLCGPVILSAEEGMWPLDRIDKELLAEMKGLGLELSQKELYAPGGSGVAYAIVNLGGGTGSFISSTGLILTNHHVGFTALQRASTSENNILQNGFYAGEIENDIPAEGYQARVLVSIKDVTEKVLKAAKGKSGAERYKAIEDEIKRIELEGEKDSDLRCSVSAFYSGMEYRMYTSFIIKDIRIAYAPPRAIGNYGGDIDNWMWPRHTGDFTILRAYVAPDGSSAEYAEENVPYKPAVHLAISSEGVEKDDFTMILGFPAATQRYRSSYSIEWSQNWRFPNNIGMFGDIIDIYKKAGEKDPAVAIKVASYDQMLNNSMKNYQGQLEGFRKASLLDRKTEDERAFTDWVESDGKRKKKYGDILPSIGKLYKENEKYRAMDGIGRIMSFSCQMVSAGMTIFRWTEEKQKEDFEREPAYMERNIDRVRQRLGMIDRSYDENVDRTLMKYLFRRSIDLPEEQRSKTMESMIMGMAGDDVDMKIDNLVEKLYSGTKLGDASERNRMFDLSREDLMKENDTFIEFCAAFETEIKDGEKRDKEFAGILSELRPLLIEGMKEWKGGAFYPDANGTMRLTYGTVKGYWPRDAVYYDYITSFSGMIDKNTGEEPFDCPHKLVDLHGAGDLEGYVDDYLGDLPVDFLSTCDITGGNSGSPILNGKGEVIGAAFDGNWESISADYLFNSDLNRCISVESRYILFVLDRFSGADGLLKELTIH, encoded by the coding sequence ATGTTTTTGAAGTTTACAACGATCCTCGTCATCGCGATACTGCTCTGCGGGCCGGTTATTCTCTCCGCCGAAGAGGGTATGTGGCCGCTCGACAGGATCGACAAGGAGCTTTTAGCCGAAATGAAGGGACTGGGGCTGGAACTGTCCCAGAAAGAATTATACGCGCCTGGTGGATCGGGTGTGGCATACGCCATCGTAAACCTTGGAGGCGGCACCGGCTCCTTCATCTCTTCGACAGGATTGATTCTGACCAATCACCATGTCGGATTCACCGCTCTCCAGAGAGCCAGCACTAGCGAGAACAATATCCTTCAGAATGGATTCTACGCAGGGGAGATCGAAAACGATATTCCAGCCGAAGGTTATCAGGCAAGAGTCCTCGTTTCGATAAAAGATGTCACTGAAAAGGTACTGAAAGCTGCGAAGGGAAAATCCGGAGCGGAGCGGTACAAGGCGATCGAAGACGAAATAAAAAGGATTGAGCTCGAGGGAGAGAAGGACAGCGACCTGCGCTGCAGCGTCTCCGCTTTTTACAGCGGGATGGAATACAGGATGTACACCAGTTTCATCATAAAGGACATCCGTATCGCGTACGCTCCACCAAGAGCGATCGGTAATTACGGGGGTGACATCGATAACTGGATGTGGCCGAGGCATACGGGGGATTTCACAATCCTCAGGGCGTACGTCGCCCCGGACGGTTCTTCCGCCGAATATGCCGAAGAGAATGTTCCATACAAACCGGCAGTCCATCTGGCGATCTCGAGCGAGGGGGTCGAAAAGGACGATTTCACGATGATCCTCGGATTCCCCGCGGCTACCCAGCGTTACAGATCGTCCTACTCGATAGAATGGAGCCAGAACTGGAGGTTCCCCAACAATATCGGGATGTTTGGAGACATCATCGATATCTACAAGAAAGCCGGCGAAAAAGATCCGGCGGTAGCGATTAAGGTCGCTTCGTACGACCAGATGCTGAATAACTCGATGAAAAATTACCAGGGGCAGCTCGAGGGGTTCCGCAAGGCGTCTCTTCTCGATAGAAAAACAGAAGACGAAAGAGCTTTTACTGATTGGGTCGAAAGCGACGGAAAAAGGAAAAAGAAATACGGTGATATCCTTCCATCGATCGGTAAGCTTTATAAGGAAAACGAGAAATATCGCGCCATGGACGGCATAGGCAGAATCATGAGTTTCAGCTGCCAGATGGTAAGCGCCGGCATGACGATATTCAGGTGGACGGAGGAAAAGCAAAAGGAAGATTTCGAGAGGGAGCCCGCCTACATGGAGAGGAATATCGACCGCGTCAGGCAGCGCCTAGGCATGATCGACCGCAGTTACGATGAGAATGTCGACAGGACCCTGATGAAGTATTTGTTCAGGCGCTCGATCGATCTTCCGGAAGAACAGCGAAGCAAGACGATGGAATCGATGATAATGGGGATGGCTGGCGACGATGTCGATATGAAGATAGACAATCTTGTCGAAAAACTGTATTCGGGAACAAAACTAGGCGATGCCTCGGAAAGGAACAGGATGTTCGACCTCTCGAGGGAGGATTTGATGAAGGAAAACGACACCTTCATCGAGTTCTGCGCCGCCTTCGAAACAGAGATAAAGGATGGGGAGAAAAGGGATAAGGAGTTCGCCGGCATACTCTCCGAACTCAGGCCGCTCCTTATCGAAGGGATGAAGGAATGGAAAGGCGGGGCTTTCTACCCCGATGCCAACGGGACAATGCGGCTCACCTACGGTACTGTCAAGGGGTACTGGCCCAGGGACGCCGTCTATTACGATTATATTACCTCTTTCTCCGGGATGATCGACAAGAATACCGGTGAGGAACCGTTTGACTGTCCTCATAAGCTTGTCGATCTGCACGGGGCGGGTGATTTAGAAGGATATGTAGATGATTATCTCGGAGATCTACCGGTAGATTTCCTTTCCACGTGTGATATCACCGGAGGGAATTCGGGAAGCCCTATCCTTAACGGAAAGGGTGAAGTCATTGGAGCGGCGTTCGACGGAAATTGGGAATCGATCTCGGCCGATTATCTTTTCAACAGCGATCTCAACCGTTGCATAAGTGTCGAATCGAGATATATTCTATTCGTCCTTGACAGGTTCAGCGGGGCCGATGGACTCCTGAAGGAATTGACGATCCATTGA
- a CDS encoding DUF4388 domain-containing protein yields MTIQSSIKELGLFDLFQLLHLNAKTGRLIISDAAENREAQILFQEGSVCLASMHDRSPKTTEMLLEEWGVIDQATLPAITNASKNYNNMIDCLAGEGISSKPHLESFFGSRIRENIYDIFKWENGDCRFIEEELDKRREVLVLLNTENLILEGARRIDEWSNIKAKVPSRHSVFHLCPGNEKDQRLNLKPKEWEILSLVDGVRSVNEVNNLVGEDLFTTSKLIYGLVVMNVIELEESQADDQAGAKNEEKLDELVRRGKEHYSRLNLEMAAGEFEKALQIDPDCFDALRMLGEIYYKMERLSESLVYLRKARTLRPQNQKTMFIKGYLHARLGEVDLAVNEWEELREKARNPKIIDIVKHRIQVAREWEKVLQEY; encoded by the coding sequence ATGACAATCCAGTCTTCTATAAAGGAACTAGGTTTATTTGACCTGTTTCAGCTGCTTCATCTTAACGCAAAGACCGGAAGGTTGATAATCAGTGACGCGGCGGAAAACAGGGAAGCCCAGATTCTTTTCCAGGAAGGTTCCGTATGTCTTGCTTCGATGCATGACAGGTCACCTAAAACCACAGAAATGCTTCTTGAAGAATGGGGAGTCATAGATCAGGCGACCCTTCCCGCGATAACGAACGCGAGCAAAAATTACAACAATATGATCGACTGCCTGGCTGGAGAAGGGATCTCCTCAAAACCCCATCTGGAAAGTTTTTTTGGTTCGAGGATACGTGAGAACATATATGATATTTTCAAGTGGGAGAACGGAGACTGCCGGTTTATCGAGGAGGAACTCGACAAGAGACGGGAAGTCCTCGTACTGCTTAACACGGAGAACCTGATTCTCGAAGGGGCAAGAAGGATAGATGAATGGTCGAATATAAAGGCAAAGGTGCCGTCAAGACATTCGGTATTTCATCTCTGCCCGGGGAACGAAAAGGACCAGAGGTTGAATCTCAAACCGAAGGAATGGGAAATACTTTCTCTTGTCGACGGTGTGCGTTCAGTCAACGAAGTCAATAACCTTGTAGGCGAGGATCTCTTTACGACCAGCAAGCTGATATACGGGCTTGTGGTGATGAATGTAATAGAACTGGAGGAGTCGCAGGCCGATGACCAGGCCGGGGCGAAAAACGAGGAAAAACTCGATGAACTCGTCAGGAGAGGAAAAGAACATTACAGCAGACTGAACCTGGAAATGGCGGCCGGCGAATTCGAAAAAGCCCTTCAGATCGATCCTGATTGTTTCGACGCCTTGAGAATGCTTGGAGAGATATATTATAAAATGGAAAGATTGAGCGAATCTCTCGTCTATCTGAGAAAAGCCCGGACTCTCAGGCCCCAGAACCAGAAGACCATGTTTATCAAAGGATATCTTCACGCAAGACTGGGAGAAGTCGACCTGGCCGTCAATGAATGGGAAGAGCTCAGAGAAAAAGCGAGAAACCCGAAGATCATAGATATCGTCAAGCACAGGATCCAGGTCGCGAGGGAATGGGAAAAGGTCCTTCAGGAATACTAG
- a CDS encoding tetratricopeptide repeat protein, with translation MPEIDEKERDTLISFASRVDRNDPGALNNLGVLYFRKGLYDEAVAQFKEALKIDSRFDLARENLRYLFSETKMEDPDVSRWKQEVDKDPDNDEALLRLGISYQNMGKLKEASETLGAVVGKNPDHYMARIHLGSVLKSRGLHQQALEHYLCAGDKVSKSAVFHTDLGEIFYNLGRTDEAITELMAAIKLDAEYWRSHFLLSFAYGDIGNFQEALEESRTASKLNPSFKNTEANLALSEFDGEKQSQMSSRIGKDIPSLESTSFTLGAAYRERGYYREALQELNKALSDMTEKDKVHIEIGKVNLSEGDEEKSLGAFLKALEENPENSEAFRLCGCIYHLRGEFKKAAICYLQSFRLDSADASTMNNLGVLLYQAELFEDAERMFKKGLNINLYNIELNYNFLTCNLLKEDYMMVENLIQRMEAFVGKSAILYEKRAILHYKLNRMTLALFDIESALTSDSSHSDALYLKGLVFLREENFKGAIQCILDAAKIKPEYTGYHFYIAIDDHIKADPVHVETSMQGEPDDELIEILQAGVHRRFDKIRDFLMNVVEDGIREIETGTAAVSDLKEPVKTVDQVKPADGDLESKEIDLIEELKMDL, from the coding sequence ATGCCTGAAATCGATGAAAAGGAGCGGGACACGCTGATCAGCTTTGCTTCCAGAGTGGATCGCAACGACCCAGGCGCTTTGAACAACCTCGGTGTACTTTACTTCAGAAAGGGGTTGTACGACGAGGCCGTCGCCCAGTTCAAAGAAGCGCTTAAAATAGATTCGAGATTCGACCTTGCCAGGGAAAATCTTCGTTACCTTTTCTCGGAAACAAAGATGGAAGATCCCGACGTAAGCCGCTGGAAGCAGGAAGTCGATAAAGATCCGGACAACGACGAAGCGCTTCTTCGCCTTGGGATAAGTTACCAGAACATGGGTAAACTGAAAGAAGCCTCGGAGACGCTCGGAGCTGTAGTGGGGAAGAATCCCGATCACTACATGGCCAGGATCCATCTTGGAAGCGTATTGAAATCAAGAGGGCTTCACCAGCAGGCGCTCGAGCATTACCTCTGCGCCGGCGACAAGGTCAGCAAGTCGGCCGTATTCCATACCGACCTCGGTGAGATCTTTTACAATCTCGGACGAACCGACGAAGCCATCACCGAACTTATGGCCGCGATTAAACTTGACGCCGAATACTGGAGGTCGCATTTCCTGCTTTCGTTCGCCTATGGCGATATCGGTAATTTTCAGGAAGCGCTCGAAGAGAGCAGGACCGCGTCGAAGCTCAATCCATCTTTCAAGAATACGGAGGCGAACCTCGCCCTTTCCGAATTTGACGGCGAGAAGCAGAGCCAGATGTCAAGCCGGATAGGCAAGGATATTCCCAGCCTGGAAAGTACGTCGTTTACTCTCGGGGCCGCGTACCGGGAACGGGGTTACTACAGGGAAGCCCTTCAGGAATTGAATAAAGCGCTTTCCGACATGACCGAAAAGGATAAGGTCCATATCGAGATAGGCAAAGTCAATCTTTCCGAAGGCGATGAGGAAAAATCGCTCGGAGCTTTTCTCAAGGCCCTTGAGGAAAATCCGGAAAATTCCGAGGCTTTCAGGCTTTGCGGGTGCATATACCATCTCCGCGGCGAGTTCAAAAAAGCGGCGATATGCTATCTTCAGTCGTTCAGGCTCGATTCGGCTGACGCCAGCACGATGAACAATCTGGGAGTCCTTCTTTACCAGGCGGAGCTGTTCGAAGACGCAGAAAGGATGTTCAAGAAAGGGCTGAACATCAATCTTTATAATATCGAGTTGAACTATAATTTTCTGACCTGCAACCTTCTTAAAGAAGATTATATGATGGTAGAGAATCTTATTCAGAGGATGGAGGCTTTCGTAGGCAAGAGCGCGATTCTGTATGAAAAACGGGCGATCCTGCATTACAAGCTCAACAGGATGACACTGGCCCTGTTCGATATAGAAAGCGCCCTTACGTCAGACAGCAGTCACAGTGACGCGCTTTACCTCAAAGGGCTGGTCTTCCTGAGGGAAGAGAATTTCAAGGGAGCAATCCAGTGCATCCTTGACGCTGCGAAGATCAAACCCGAATACACGGGATATCATTTCTATATCGCCATAGATGATCATATAAAAGCCGACCCGGTCCATGTAGAAACATCGATGCAGGGCGAGCCGGACGACGAACTGATCGAGATACTGCAGGCAGGCGTCCATCGCCGGTTCGACAAGATACGGGATTTCCTGATGAATGTCGTCGAGGATGGCATAAGGGAGATCGAAACGGGAACAGCGGCAGTTTCAGATTTGAAAGAACCAGTGAAAACAGTTGATCAGGTGAAACCCGCCGATGGCGATCTCGAAAGCAAGGAAATCGATCTGATTGAAGAGCTGAAAATGGATCTCTAA
- a CDS encoding response regulator yields MKPRVLVVDDAIFMRKMIADILEGQGMEIVGEADTGAGAVEKYSALKPDLVTMDIIMPEMNGIDAVKNIMASDPQARIVMCSALGQQALVQDALGAGARDFLIKPFNPSRVIEVVSKILNQASKV; encoded by the coding sequence ATGAAACCAAGAGTATTAGTAGTAGACGACGCGATCTTCATGAGAAAGATGATCGCAGATATCCTTGAGGGTCAGGGAATGGAGATCGTCGGCGAGGCCGATACAGGAGCGGGAGCGGTTGAGAAATATTCCGCGCTTAAACCCGATCTTGTCACGATGGACATCATCATGCCTGAGATGAATGGGATTGACGCGGTAAAGAATATCATGGCTTCCGATCCGCAGGCGAGGATCGTCATGTGCAGCGCCCTCGGGCAGCAGGCTCTTGTCCAGGACGCGCTTGGAGCCGGGGCGAGGGATTTTCTTATAAAACCGTTCAACCCTTCAAGGGTAATCGAGGTAGTATCAAAGATTCTGAACCAGGCAAGCAAAGTATGA
- a CDS encoding chemotaxis protein CheC, with the protein MRIDALKELGNIGSAHAITGLSDLLKKRIDVSITNVDIIPLQIIYTLFNGPESMVSVVYLEGYSDDFKGMMFLIFPHPEANKMVEMARGCEVGDNVLSDEMSLSTLKEIGNIMCGCYLNTLATFINRKIMHSVPQFSNDMLGAVMDSILIDLSLESDYAIVLETAFSLPQNQCKGFLFFIPAPDSVDVLFDAIGID; encoded by the coding sequence TTGAGAATTGATGCCTTGAAGGAGCTCGGTAACATAGGCTCGGCTCACGCCATAACCGGCCTGTCGGACCTGCTCAAAAAAAGGATCGATGTCTCGATAACGAACGTCGATATCATCCCGTTGCAGATAATCTATACGCTTTTCAACGGGCCCGAATCAATGGTCTCGGTCGTTTATCTCGAGGGATACAGCGACGATTTCAAAGGGATGATGTTTCTGATATTTCCTCATCCAGAAGCGAACAAGATGGTTGAGATGGCCAGGGGGTGCGAGGTCGGAGATAACGTCCTGTCAGACGAGATGTCCCTTTCCACCTTGAAGGAAATAGGGAATATCATGTGCGGATGCTATCTTAACACCCTGGCTACCTTCATCAACCGGAAGATCATGCATTCGGTGCCGCAGTTTTCCAACGATATGCTCGGTGCCGTAATGGATTCGATCCTGATAGATCTGAGTCTTGAATCTGACTACGCGATCGTCCTGGAGACGGCCTTTTCACTGCCGCAGAATCAGTGCAAGGGTTTTCTTTTCTTTATCCCAGCTCCGGATTCGGTCGATGTCCTTTTTGACGCTATAGGAATTGATTAG
- a CDS encoding chemotaxis protein CheA has product MKASDYKALFVSEANEILRALEEGMMDLEKGDNNTACLEELFRNAHNMKGMSGAMGYDQVVEASHALENILDYWKKGELTIDSSEIDLLLRVVDMLGKLVHWAMNEEEGIEGEQMLGDILVLLSPINMKLGKNDPDSLEKIENVISERGLEKTVETDHGVELPGIADPPEFRTCDINDSPHQQAIVSTRVDLERLDNLMDLVGELIISRIRLSSIAQETGAKELLAELESSGKLISEIQKDVMEARLVPAEQIFHRFKRMARDTSRELGKKVKFEVKGSDIGLDRTVLERMGEPLVHLIRNAIDHGIESPEERIAMGKPETGNLILSAKREKNHVIVEVEDDGRGIDIETVRKKSGKETIEELKGDEIGDELCGILTAPGFSTRDRVSRYSGRGVGMNVVKDTIDSLGGSMNIASRKSGGTLISMHLPINLSIIKALLFRVGAEIHALPIEYVKETTRVEHSSFKTIRGKQVYLNGDETVPVIRPDEIFEMRLDQNASRFIKMIIIDAGEESAGLIVDHIIGQQDVVIKGLPVMVRGISGISGATILGSGMIAFIWDPRVIFQGRCTNESDKETVLLEN; this is encoded by the coding sequence ATGAAAGCAAGCGATTACAAAGCTCTGTTTGTAAGTGAAGCGAACGAGATCCTGAGGGCGCTTGAGGAAGGGATGATGGATCTTGAAAAGGGCGATAATAACACCGCCTGCCTCGAGGAGTTATTCAGGAACGCGCACAATATGAAGGGTATGTCAGGAGCAATGGGATACGATCAGGTCGTGGAAGCGAGTCACGCGCTTGAGAATATTCTCGATTACTGGAAAAAAGGCGAGTTGACTATCGATTCGTCCGAGATCGACCTTCTTCTGAGAGTCGTGGACATGCTGGGAAAACTCGTCCATTGGGCGATGAATGAAGAAGAAGGCATCGAAGGCGAGCAAATGCTGGGAGATATTCTCGTGCTGCTTTCACCCATCAATATGAAACTTGGAAAGAACGATCCGGATTCCCTGGAAAAGATTGAAAATGTGATCAGCGAAAGAGGGCTGGAGAAGACAGTCGAAACCGATCATGGCGTTGAACTGCCTGGCATCGCGGATCCCCCGGAATTCCGGACCTGTGATATCAATGACAGTCCTCATCAACAGGCGATCGTATCGACGAGAGTCGATCTTGAAAGGCTTGATAATCTTATGGATCTGGTCGGAGAGCTGATAATAAGTCGCATTCGCCTGAGCAGCATCGCTCAGGAGACAGGGGCAAAAGAGCTGCTGGCTGAACTCGAATCTTCTGGAAAACTCATATCGGAGATCCAGAAGGATGTCATGGAGGCAAGGCTGGTACCGGCTGAGCAGATTTTTCACCGTTTTAAAAGAATGGCCAGGGACACCTCCAGGGAACTCGGCAAGAAAGTGAAGTTTGAGGTGAAAGGATCAGATATCGGGTTGGACAGGACTGTTCTGGAGAGGATGGGAGAACCACTGGTTCACCTGATAAGAAACGCTATAGACCACGGAATAGAATCTCCAGAGGAACGGATCGCCATGGGGAAGCCGGAGACAGGTAATTTAATACTCAGCGCTAAAAGAGAGAAGAATCATGTCATTGTTGAAGTCGAGGATGACGGGCGAGGGATAGATATTGAGACGGTCAGAAAAAAATCGGGAAAAGAGACGATTGAAGAACTGAAGGGAGATGAGATCGGCGATGAATTGTGCGGAATCCTTACCGCTCCGGGATTCAGCACGCGAGACAGGGTCAGCAGGTATTCAGGGCGTGGAGTCGGGATGAATGTCGTGAAGGATACTATAGATTCTCTCGGCGGCTCGATGAATATCGCCAGCCGGAAATCGGGAGGGACTCTCATATCGATGCATCTTCCGATAAATCTTTCCATCATAAAAGCCCTGTTGTTCCGAGTCGGGGCCGAGATACACGCTCTTCCGATCGAATACGTCAAAGAGACGACCCGCGTGGAGCACAGTTCGTTCAAAACGATCCGAGGTAAGCAGGTATATCTAAATGGAGACGAAACTGTACCTGTCATCCGGCCTGATGAGATCTTCGAGATGAGACTCGATCAGAACGCGTCACGTTTCATAAAAATGATAATCATCGATGCCGGAGAGGAATCGGCCGGCCTGATAGTCGATCATATCATCGGTCAGCAGGATGTTGTGATCAAAGGATTACCGGTGATGGTCAGGGGAATAAGCGGCATTTCGGGAGCGACTATTCTCGGAAGCGGAATGATCGCGTTTATTTGGGATCCTAGAGTAATTTTTCAAGGAAGGTGTACGAATGAGTCCGATAAAGAGACCGTCTTACTTGAGAATTGA
- the cheB gene encoding chemotaxis-specific protein-glutamate methyltransferase CheB gives MNEDRISRGRKEIRLLIGEDSPFMRTLIAESVETDPDIKVVGTAANGREVLKKLVDLKPDCITLDLEMPRMDGLDTLRYIMSEWPVPVVILSGHTANNARMALTCLEYGAVDFVAKTMSGNRFPVRELISKIRMASTVDVEKVRFSPAEHNLRIDRSVEKKNRDDSLVIIGASTGGPQALMEIIPRLPDEINASILLIQHMPPDFTGYLAERLDSRAAAPVHEAGSGDLILPGRILVAPGGMHLFLDEDRGRPSVMLFPRNDLQKTACPSIDFAMTSFAPVFRDRMIGVVLTGMGKDGTAGCASIKKYGGKVICQDRSTSLIYGMPGSVESEGLADRVVPLCEIADVIVEMVNETIVMEAGS, from the coding sequence ATGAACGAGGATAGAATCAGCAGGGGAAGAAAAGAGATCAGATTGCTGATAGGCGAGGATTCCCCCTTCATGCGGACCCTTATAGCGGAATCGGTGGAGACTGATCCCGATATCAAAGTGGTCGGAACGGCGGCTAACGGGAGGGAAGTACTTAAAAAACTCGTCGACCTGAAACCTGATTGTATCACTCTCGACCTGGAAATGCCGCGAATGGACGGGCTCGATACGCTCAGGTATATAATGAGCGAATGGCCGGTTCCCGTCGTAATTCTGAGCGGCCACACGGCAAACAACGCGCGAATGGCACTTACCTGCCTCGAATACGGAGCTGTCGATTTTGTGGCCAAGACCATGAGTGGTAACAGGTTTCCAGTCAGGGAACTGATATCGAAGATCAGAATGGCTTCTACGGTAGATGTCGAAAAGGTCAGGTTTTCCCCGGCTGAGCATAACCTGAGAATCGATCGCAGTGTCGAAAAAAAGAATCGTGACGATTCTCTTGTAATAATAGGAGCGAGCACCGGCGGACCGCAGGCGTTGATGGAGATCATTCCGAGACTTCCCGATGAAATAAATGCCAGCATCCTTCTGATTCAGCACATGCCTCCTGATTTTACCGGTTATCTGGCTGAACGCCTTGATTCACGGGCAGCCGCGCCGGTCCATGAGGCGGGTAGCGGGGATCTGATCCTTCCGGGAAGAATCCTTGTCGCTCCGGGAGGAATGCACCTTTTTCTCGATGAGGACAGGGGTAGGCCTTCGGTAATGCTTTTTCCAAGGAACGATCTTCAGAAGACAGCCTGTCCCTCGATAGATTTTGCGATGACTTCTTTTGCTCCGGTATTCAGGGACAGGATGATCGGCGTGGTCCTGACCGGAATGGGCAAGGATGGAACCGCGGGGTGCGCCTCTATTAAAAAGTATGGTGGAAAGGTGATCTGCCAGGACCGTTCGACATCCCTGATCTACGGGATGCCAGGGTCGGTGGAATCGGAAGGACTTGCCGACAGGGTCGTGCCTCTCTGTGAGATAGCGGATGTAATAGTCGAGATGGTGAATGAAACTATAGTAATGGAAGCCGGATCATGA
- a CDS encoding chemotaxis protein CheD, with amino-acid sequence MIRDSETGTIIKVGMAQFRIGVAPMRMYTMALGSCVGIVLHDPVERMGSLAHVMHPNRDKVKNNENPAKFVDSAIEIMVTRMIKCGAQKNRMTAKLFGGAQMFKHVIGSRGVIQVGLENIRTARENLKSAGIPVIAECVGGTTGRTILFTISDGNVYVRDAHDNEEIY; translated from the coding sequence ATGATCCGCGACAGTGAAACAGGAACGATCATAAAAGTCGGGATGGCTCAATTCAGGATCGGAGTTGCTCCAATGAGGATGTACACAATGGCATTGGGTTCCTGCGTGGGGATAGTGCTCCATGATCCGGTCGAACGGATGGGAAGTCTCGCCCACGTGATGCATCCCAATCGCGACAAGGTGAAAAACAATGAGAATCCGGCGAAATTCGTCGATTCGGCTATCGAGATAATGGTCACGAGAATGATCAAGTGCGGCGCTCAAAAAAACAGAATGACGGCCAAGTTGTTCGGAGGAGCGCAGATGTTCAAGCATGTGATCGGCAGTCGTGGAGTCATACAGGTCGGACTGGAGAATATCAGGACTGCCCGGGAGAATCTGAAATCGGCAGGGATCCCGGTAATCGCCGAATGCGTCGGGGGAACGACTGGAAGGACAATATTATTCACGATATCCGATGGTAACGTATACGTCCGCGACGCGCATGATAACGAGGAGATATATTGA